From the genome of Flavobacterium luteolum, one region includes:
- a CDS encoding peptidylprolyl isomerase, with protein sequence MLLKKLQLKTIDFKFALTICFFLFFTPIITAQEIIPDVVAQKPVEAPSGGKLKIDGIIATVGDYIVLDSDIDKGFLEITAQGGSIKDITRCQMLGKLLEDKLYAHQAIQDSIIVSDAEVRSMMDERLNYMTQQVGDINKVVEYYKKSSVEEFKTYFADILKEQKLASEMRDKIIKDVEITPEEVRNFFKKIPKDELPTFGAEMEVAQIVVEPKISKEDKQKVIDRLNAIRKDVLEGSSFATKAVLYSQDPGSSPNGGYYKMTRRTPFVKEFKDVAFSLQAGEISEPFETTFGYHIIMVEKIKGQEVELRHILISPTVSEAALKEAKERITNIRNKIINKEVTFAEAARTESDEKETRTNGGTLVNPTTQDTRFELTKMDPTLYSQVSNLKGDEVSQPLLNTDDKGKKTYKLITVTNRIDEHTADYAKDYTKIKELALKEKQINAIAKWFDTKIKDTYIKIIGEYKDCSFANNWLKK encoded by the coding sequence ATGTTATTAAAAAAATTACAGCTAAAAACAATTGATTTCAAGTTTGCACTAACAATTTGTTTTTTTCTTTTTTTTACTCCAATTATCACAGCGCAAGAAATTATTCCTGATGTTGTAGCTCAAAAACCAGTTGAAGCTCCTTCTGGCGGAAAATTGAAAATCGATGGAATTATTGCGACAGTAGGAGATTATATTGTTTTAGATTCCGATATCGATAAAGGATTTTTAGAAATTACTGCTCAAGGCGGATCTATAAAAGATATTACAAGATGCCAGATGCTTGGTAAACTTTTAGAAGACAAATTATATGCTCACCAAGCTATTCAAGATAGTATTATTGTGAGTGATGCTGAAGTTAGAAGTATGATGGACGAGCGTCTAAACTATATGACACAGCAAGTTGGTGATATCAATAAAGTAGTTGAATACTATAAAAAAAGTTCTGTAGAAGAATTTAAAACTTATTTTGCAGATATCTTGAAGGAGCAAAAGCTAGCTTCAGAGATGAGAGATAAGATTATTAAAGATGTTGAGATCACTCCAGAGGAAGTTCGAAATTTCTTCAAGAAAATTCCAAAAGATGAATTGCCAACGTTTGGTGCCGAAATGGAGGTAGCACAAATTGTGGTAGAGCCTAAAATTTCTAAAGAAGACAAACAGAAAGTTATCGATAGATTAAATGCGATAAGAAAAGATGTTCTTGAGGGATCTAGTTTTGCTACAAAGGCAGTTTTATATTCTCAAGATCCAGGATCTTCTCCAAATGGGGGATACTACAAAATGACAAGAAGAACTCCTTTTGTCAAAGAATTTAAAGATGTCGCGTTTAGTTTACAGGCGGGAGAAATTTCGGAGCCATTTGAAACGACTTTTGGATACCATATTATCATGGTGGAAAAAATTAAAGGACAGGAAGTTGAGCTTCGTCATATCTTGATTTCTCCAACCGTGTCAGAAGCGGCTCTAAAAGAAGCAAAAGAAAGAATTACCAATATTAGAAATAAAATCATTAATAAAGAAGTGACTTTTGCTGAAGCAGCAAGAACAGAATCTGACGAAAAGGAAACTAGAACAAACGGTGGGACATTGGTGAATCCAACAACACAAGATACTCGTTTTGAGTTGACTAAAATGGATCCGACTTTATATAGCCAAGTTTCAAATTTAAAAGGAGATGAAGTTTCTCAGCCACTTTTAAATACAGATGATAAAGGTAAAAAAACGTATAAGTTAATTACGGTTACAAACAGAATTGATGAGCATACTGCTGATTATGCTAAGGATTATACTAAGATTAAAGAATTGGCATTAAAAGAAAAACAGATTAATGCAATTGCAAAATGGTTTGATACTAAAATTAAAGATACTTACATCAAGATCATTGGAGAATATAAAGATTGTTCTTTTGCGAACAACTGGCTGAAAAAATAA
- a CDS encoding AAA family ATPase: protein MSDVAAIHNLVQKRNELKKEIAKIIVGQDAVVDQILLCIFSGGHALLIGVPGLAKTLMINTLSQALGLDFKRIQFTPDLMPSDILGSEILDENRNFKFIKGPIFSNIILADEINRTPPKTQAALLEAMQERSVTIAGQHHKLDLPYFVLATQNPIEQEGTYPLPEAQLDRFMFAIKLEYPTFEEEVQVVKRTTSDVKTEINPLFNAQEIIDFQHLIRRIPVADNVIEYAVTLVSKTRPDNSLTNDFVKNYLDWGAGPRASQNLILAAKAHAAFNGKFSPDIEDVQAVATGILRHRIIKNYKADAEGITEEIIIKKLM from the coding sequence ATGTCTGACGTAGCAGCAATTCACAATTTAGTTCAAAAAAGAAACGAATTAAAAAAAGAAATAGCGAAAATCATTGTAGGGCAAGATGCCGTTGTAGATCAAATTTTACTTTGTATATTTTCTGGGGGACACGCACTTTTAATTGGAGTTCCTGGTTTGGCAAAAACCTTAATGATAAATACTCTGTCTCAGGCTTTAGGTCTAGATTTTAAGAGAATTCAGTTTACGCCAGATTTAATGCCTTCGGATATTTTAGGAAGCGAAATTTTGGATGAGAATAGGAATTTTAAGTTCATTAAAGGTCCAATTTTCTCTAATATTATTTTGGCTGACGAGATAAACAGAACACCTCCAAAAACACAAGCTGCTCTGCTTGAAGCTATGCAGGAAAGATCGGTTACGATTGCAGGACAACATCATAAATTAGATTTGCCTTATTTTGTTTTGGCAACTCAAAACCCTATTGAGCAGGAAGGAACTTATCCTTTGCCAGAAGCGCAGTTAGACCGCTTTATGTTTGCTATCAAATTAGAATATCCAACTTTTGAAGAAGAAGTTCAGGTCGTTAAACGAACAACTTCTGATGTTAAAACAGAAATTAATCCGTTATTTAATGCTCAGGAAATTATCGATTTTCAGCACCTGATTCGTAGAATCCCAGTTGCAGATAACGTTATTGAATATGCAGTGACTTTGGTAAGTAAAACTCGTCCAGATAATAGTTTGACTAATGATTTTGTAAAAAACTATTTAGATTGGGGGGCAGGACCAAGGGCTTCGCAAAATTTAATTCTTGCTGCAAAAGCACACGCAGCTTTTAATGGAAAGTTCTCGCCAGATATTGAAGATGTACAGGCAGTAGCAACAGGAATTCTTCGTCATAGAATTATAAAGAATTATAAAGCAGATGCTGAAGGTATAACAGAAGAGATAATTATTAAAAAACTAATGTAA
- a CDS encoding peptide chain release factor 3, with translation MSFLKEIQRRRTFGIISHPDAGKTTLTEKLLLFGGAIQEAGAVKNNKIKKGATSDFMEIERQRGISVSTSVLAFNYKDKKINILDTPGHKDFAEDTFRTLTAVDSVIVVIDVAKGVEEQTEKLVAVCRMRNIPMIVFINKLDREGKDAFDLMDEVEQKLGLKVTPLSFPIGMGYDFQGIYNLWEENINLFSGDSRKNIEETIAFSDVQNNPELDKIVGEKAANKLREELELIDEVYPKFERQDYLDGKIQPVFFGSALNNFGVRELLDCFITIAPSPRPKDSETRTVEPTEEKMTGFVFKIHANMDPKHRDRLAFIKIVSGTFERNKPYYHVRQKKNLKFSSPNAFFAEKKEIVDISYPGDIVGLHDTGNFKIGDTLTEGEIMSFKGIPSFSPEHFRYINNADPMKAKQLEKGVDQLMDEGVAQLFTLEMNNRKVIGTVGALQYEVIQYRLEHEYGAKCTYENFPVHKACWVKPDDAKNEEFKEFKRIKQKFLAHDKYGQLVFLADSDFTIQMTQSKYPTVKLYFTSEFD, from the coding sequence ATGAGCTTTTTAAAAGAAATACAACGCAGAAGAACATTTGGAATTATCTCGCATCCCGATGCTGGTAAAACTACATTAACGGAAAAATTACTGTTATTTGGAGGTGCTATTCAGGAAGCTGGAGCGGTAAAAAATAATAAAATTAAAAAAGGAGCAACGAGTGACTTTATGGAAATCGAACGCCAAAGAGGTATCTCGGTTTCTACTTCTGTACTTGCTTTTAATTATAAAGATAAAAAAATCAATATCCTGGATACTCCTGGACACAAGGATTTTGCCGAAGATACTTTTAGAACTTTAACTGCTGTTGATAGTGTAATTGTTGTAATTGACGTTGCAAAAGGGGTTGAGGAACAAACTGAAAAATTGGTTGCAGTTTGTAGAATGCGTAACATTCCGATGATTGTTTTCATCAATAAATTAGATCGTGAAGGTAAGGATGCTTTCGATCTAATGGATGAAGTAGAACAAAAATTAGGTTTAAAAGTAACGCCTCTAAGTTTCCCTATCGGAATGGGTTATGATTTCCAAGGAATTTACAATCTTTGGGAAGAAAACATTAACCTTTTTAGCGGAGACAGCCGTAAAAACATTGAAGAAACAATTGCGTTTTCTGATGTACAGAACAATCCGGAATTAGATAAAATTGTTGGTGAAAAAGCAGCTAATAAACTTCGTGAAGAGTTAGAATTGATTGATGAGGTTTATCCAAAATTTGAACGTCAAGATTATTTAGATGGAAAAATTCAGCCCGTATTCTTTGGTTCTGCTTTGAATAATTTTGGTGTTCGTGAGTTGTTAGATTGTTTCATTACAATTGCACCATCTCCACGACCAAAAGATTCTGAAACTCGTACAGTTGAACCTACTGAAGAGAAGATGACTGGATTTGTTTTCAAAATCCACGCTAATATGGATCCAAAACACCGTGACCGTTTAGCATTTATCAAAATCGTTTCTGGAACTTTCGAAAGAAACAAACCATATTACCACGTTCGTCAAAAGAAAAATTTAAAATTCTCAAGTCCTAATGCCTTTTTCGCTGAGAAAAAAGAAATCGTTGATATTTCTTACCCAGGTGATATTGTAGGTTTGCACGATACAGGAAACTTTAAAATTGGAGATACTTTAACTGAAGGCGAAATCATGAGCTTTAAAGGTATTCCTAGTTTCTCTCCAGAGCACTTTAGATACATCAATAATGCTGATCCAATGAAAGCGAAACAATTGGAAAAAGGAGTTGACCAGTTAATGGATGAAGGAGTCGCTCAGTTGTTTACTTTAGAAATGAACAACCGTAAAGTTATCGGAACTGTTGGTGCACTTCAGTATGAGGTAATTCAATACCGTTTGGAGCACGAATATGGTGCAAAATGTACATACGAAAACTTCCCTGTACATAAAGCTTGCTGGGTAAAACCTGATGATGCTAAAAATGAAGAATTCAAAGAATTTAAACGTATCAAGCAAAAATTCTTGGCTCACGATAAATACGGACAATTGGTTTTCTTAGCTGATTCTGATTTTACTATTCAGATGACACAAAGCAAATATCCAACTGTCAAATTGTATTTTACATCTGAGTTTGATTAA